A genomic segment from Capra hircus breed San Clemente chromosome 15, ASM170441v1, whole genome shotgun sequence encodes:
- the SERPINH1 gene encoding serpin H1, with the protein MRALLLISTICLLARALAAEVKKPAAAAAPGTAEKLSPKAATLAERSAGLAFSLYQAMAKDQAVENILLSPVVVASSLGLVSLGGKAATASQAKAVLSAEQLRDDEVHAGLGELLRSLSNSTARNVTWKLGSRLYGPSSVSFAEDFVRSSKQHYNCEHSKINFRDKRSALQSINEWAAQTTDGKLPEVTKDVERTDGALLVNAMFFKPHWDERFHHKMVDNRGFMVTRSYTVGVTMMHRTGLYNYYDDEKEKLQMVEMPLAHKLSSLIIIMPHHVEPLERLEKLLTKEQLKVWMGKMQKKAVAISLPKGVVEVTHDLQKHLAGLGLTEAIDKNKADLSRMSGKKDLYLASVFHATAFEWDTDGNPFDQDIYGREELRSPKLFYADHPFIFLVRDTQSGSLLFIGRLVRPKGDKMRDEL; encoded by the exons ATGCGTGCCCTCTTGCTCATCAGCACCATCTGCCTCCTGGCCAGGGCCCTGGCCGCTGAGGTGAAGAAACCCGCGGCTGCAGCAGCTCCGGGCACCGCGGAGAAGCTGAGCCCCAAGGCGGCCACGCTGGCTGAGCGCAGCGCCGGCCTGGCCTTCAGCCTATACCAGGCCATGGCCAAGGACCAGGCGGTGGAGAACATCCTGTTGTCACCGGTGGTGGTGGCCTCGTCCCTGGGGCTAGTGTCGCTGGGCGGCAAGGCGGCCACGGCGTCGCAGGCCAAGGCGGTGCTGAGCGCCGAGCAGCTGCGCGACGATGAGGTGCACGCGGGCCTGGGCGAGCTGCTGCGCTCGCTCAGCAACAGCACGGCGCGCAACGTCACCTGGAAGCTGGGCAGCCGCCTGTATGGGCCCAGCTCCGTGAGCTTCGCAGAGGACTTCGTGCGTAGCAGCAAACAGCACTACAATTGTGAGCACTCCAAGATCAACTTCCGCGACAAGCGGAGCGCCCTGCAGTCCATCAACGAGTGGGCGGCGCAGACCACCGACGGCAAGCTGCCCGAGGTCACCAAGGACGTGGAGCGCACCGATGGCGCGCTGCTAGTCAATGCCATGTTCTTCAAGC CGCACTGGGACGAGAGATTCCACCACAAGATGGTGGACAACCGAGGCTTCATGGTGACCCGTTCCTATACCGTGGGTGTCACCATGATGCACCGGACAG GTCTCTACAACTACTATGACGACGAGAAGGAGAAGCTGCAGATGGTGGAGATGCCGCTGGCGCACAAGCTGTCCAGCCTCATCATCATCATGCCCCACCACGTGGAGCCCCTTGAGCGCCTGGAAAAGCTGCTGACCAAAGAGCAGCTGAAGGTCTGGATGGGCAAGATGCAGAAGAAGGCTGTAGCCATCTCCCTGCCCAAGGGAGTCGTGGAGGTGACCCACGACCTGCAG AAAcacttggctgggctgggtctgacCGAGGCCATCGACAAGAACAAGGCAGACCTGTCTCGCATGTCGGGCAAGAAGGACCTGTACCTGGCCAGCGTGTTCCACGCCACTGCCTTCGAGTGGGACACGGACGGCAACCCCTTCGACCAGGACATCTACGGGCGTGAGGAGCTGCGCAGCCCCAAGCTCTTCTACGCCGACCACCCCTTCATCTTCCTGGTTCGAGACACCCAGAGCGGCTCTCTGCTGTTCATCGGGCGCCTAGTCCGGCCCAAGGGCGACAAGATGCGAGACGAGTTGTAG